Proteins encoded in a region of the Egibacteraceae bacterium genome:
- a CDS encoding glycosyltransferase produces MTPVGQPSFSVVVPAYRRPGALVACMRALALQDHRDLEVIVVDDGSPEPLAPAARAAAAGLALTVHRQGNAGPAAARNAGGALASGDYLAFTDDDCRPRPGWVTALAERARAHPGALLGGATVNALPVNPYATASQALVSYLYRAPTGAGRFFATNNIAVPRDAFREAGGFDASYPDAAGEDREFCLRWSGQGREMVFVADAVVDHAHHLDLRGFVRQHTAYGRGAARFHGQRAPGRGPFTQLEPVGFYLGVLRAPFADPDVRHPAPVAALLALSQAATAVGFLAERARRRRVTPERSRPAAR; encoded by the coding sequence GTGACGCCAGTGGGGCAGCCGTCGTTCTCCGTCGTCGTGCCGGCCTACCGCCGCCCCGGCGCGCTGGTCGCCTGCATGCGCGCCCTCGCGCTGCAGGACCACCGCGACCTCGAGGTGATCGTCGTCGACGACGGCAGTCCCGAGCCTCTCGCACCCGCCGCGCGTGCCGCTGCGGCGGGGCTCGCCCTCACCGTGCACCGCCAGGGCAACGCCGGTCCGGCCGCCGCCCGCAACGCCGGCGGGGCCCTCGCGTCCGGCGACTACCTCGCGTTCACCGACGACGACTGCCGGCCGCGGCCGGGGTGGGTGACGGCGCTCGCCGAGCGGGCGCGCGCCCACCCGGGTGCGCTGCTCGGCGGCGCGACGGTCAACGCCCTGCCGGTCAACCCCTACGCGACCGCGAGCCAGGCGCTCGTCAGCTACCTCTACCGGGCACCGACGGGCGCGGGCCGGTTCTTCGCGACCAACAACATCGCGGTCCCCCGCGACGCCTTCCGGGAGGCCGGCGGCTTCGACGCCTCCTACCCCGACGCCGCCGGCGAGGACCGGGAGTTCTGCCTGCGGTGGTCCGGGCAGGGCCGCGAGATGGTCTTTGTCGCCGACGCGGTCGTCGACCACGCGCACCACCTGGACCTGCGCGGGTTCGTCCGCCAGCACACCGCGTACGGCCGCGGGGCGGCGCGGTTCCACGGGCAGCGAGCCCCCGGACGCGGGCCGTTCACCCAGCTCGAGCCGGTCGGCTTCTACCTCGGCGTGCTCCGCGCGCCCTTCGCCGACCCCGACGTGCGGCACCCGGCGCCGGTGGCGGCCCTCCTCGCGTTGTCGCAGGCCGCCACCGCCGTCGGCTTCCTCGCTGAGCGGGCGCGCAGGCGGCGGGTCACGCCCGAGCGGTCCCGGCCAGCTGCCCGTTGA